In Deltaproteobacteria bacterium, the sequence TGGACCGTTGTGTCAGGTGCGGTGGCTGCCAGGCATCGTGCCCTACTTATGCCTATTCCGGCGATGAATCGATGGTGGCAAGAGGCAGAATGGCCCTTGTGCAGGCTGTCATCGAAGGAAGGCTCGGCTTTACCGGTGGCTTTGAAAAAAGCATCGACAGCTGTCTCGATTGCAAGGCCTGTACGAAATCTTGCGCCAGCGATGTGAAAGTCGATGAAATCATCTATGCTGCCAAGGCCGAGATTGCGGCAGCCAATGGCTGCAATCCTCTTGAAAAACTGCTTTCAAAAAATGTCTTTATAAAAAGTCAAAGGCATCCATTATTAGTCAGACTGGCGGGACTTGTCAAAAAACTGTTCTACGATCCTCTACCCGACTTTCTGCCCCTCCCTTCCCCTCTCAAATCGCTGGGAAAAAAGAGGAAACTCCCTGCCATAGGCTCTACACCGCTAAGAAAGAGGAGAAAGCTGACAAAAAAGTTAACAAACCCTTCGGGAAGGGTCGCTTTTTATGTGGGATGCGCCACCAATATGGTTCACCAGCATATTGGTGAGGCCATGATCAAGGTCCTTGAACATAACAACATAGAGGTAACGCTTGTAAATAACGAACAGTGCTGCGGCATTCCCTTCCTCTCGAAAGGAGACAGGGAAACGGCGGAACAACTGGCAAAGGCAAACATTGAAGCCTTTGCCTCTCTTAAAGTCGATGCCCTTTTAAGCTGCTGTGCCACCTGCAGCGCCACACTGAAAGATTACCCCAAATGGATCGATGACGAAAAGGCAAAGGCCCTGTCAGCAAAGGTCATGGATATTCACTACTACCTGGCCCATCACAGCGATTACAAAAAGGGCCTGGGTAAAATAGATGAGAGCATTACCTGGCACGACCCCTGCCATCTCGGCAGGGGACAGGACGTAATGGATGAGCCGAGAGAAATCCTTCGTTCAATTCCGGGCCTTAAATTCACCGAAATGTCAAAACCATGCCAATGCTGCGGTTTTGGTGGAGAAGTATCACTTAACGATTACAAAATGAGCATGACCATAGCCGGGGACAAGGTTCTGTCGGTAAAAGATTCCGGCGCAGAGGAACTGGTTACGGGTTGTCCCGCCTGTATCATGCACATGGAAGATGCCCTCAACCACTTTGGCCATGTCATCCCTGTACGGCATACCGTTGAGTACCTGGCAGAAGCATATAAAGCAGGCAAGAAAGAAAAGTAAAACCATCTGCCCATAAATGCTAAAAGGGATATGAGCCCCTGCAAAAAATGCCAAAACAGTGCATTTTTTTCATACATTTTTTCAAGTCTTTACTTTTCACGAAAAAAAAACTAAACTTATATGTAAAATTATTAGCAGAAAAAGAGAGTACTTACAAAAGCGTTAAAGAGAAAAGCCTGCAAGGCACAGATATTGCTTTTAAAAAACATGAGAAGAGCATTAACTCTGCTCAGAGCAAACCAGGGGAAATCCTGGGACGCAGAGCATCGGGACTAAGAAAACCGTAAATTTTCACGTCAGCCGGGCCGCCAGAGTTACCCAGTTAATTAATACTTGGTAAATCGGGCGGCTTTTTATTTTGTAATTAATTTCTAAAGGGAGTTGTAGCAATGAAGATCTCGAAAAAAGTGGCTCTGGCAATTATGATAACATCCATATTCCTGTTAACATCAACGGCAGGGCATTCGGCAGAAAAAAAGGTGAAAAAAGCAAAGTCCTGCCAATTATCTCAATCCTTCTAACGGCATTTCTCGCCGGGATTCTCAGCAAAGCTGACAAAAGACACGTCATGCCCGGTTTTCACGGCCAAAAGCAGCGCAGGCTTGGTCGACAGGCTGCGGGGCAAGCCGAATGAGTGAATGCCGGACAGGGCGTGACTTCCGGCTGCCGCAGCAGAAAATTGAGGAGAAATGCGGGCTAATCGAGAAAATCCTTATTAACCGGCTCCAGTTTATGGGAAGGTTTACCGAAAAGATATCCCTGACCGTAGGTGACTTCAAGCTCTTTCAGCTTTTCATACTCAGCCTTCGTCTCTATCCCTTCGGCAATGATCAATGAACCCAAACTTTTAGCCAGGGTAACCATGGCCTTTACCATCTGCTGCCTGATAAAACTCTTGTCAATGTCTCGAACCATGGAGATATCGACCTTCATATAACCGGGATTGAGTTCCAGGATTCGCTCGAGATCAGCGTAGCCGCTGCCAATGTCGTCGCTCGCATGAACAATCCCGATATCGCGGTAGTCCTTCAAGGCATTTCTAAACAAATCGTAATTATCAATAGCCAGCTTTTCATTAATTTCAAAAACAACATTTTCCGGCTTGATCTTGATGTCCTCGAAAAGTTCCTCCAGGTAGGCGCCGCGGAATTCAGGATCATGAATGGTCATGGTAAGCGTATTGACAAATATCTTTTTGTCCGTATTGAGGTGCCTTACGGCCTCAAAAGCCTGCTTACGGCAGATGGAATCGAGTTCAAAGGAGAGACCGAATTTGGAAGCCAGGGTAAAGAGTATGAGGGGACTTACAAATTCACTGCCTTCAGGGCCGCGGGAAAGGGTCTCATAACCAATAACATCAAGGGTCTGCATATCGACGATGGGCTGAAAAACCGTTCTAATGCTCTCCTCGATAATAATCTTTTGTAGATGGTAGTTGCTGCTGTAATCGAGTTTGAGGGACATGAACTCGCCCATCTTTATGGAGTTATTGAGCACCTGCATAATGAGGCGCATATTGTTTATCATGGGATTATTGATAACCAAGGCATAGCCGATGGCAGGCCGGGTATACTCTTTACAGTAGGGAAAAAAGAGATTAAACATCTCATTTTCAATATTGACTCTTGTCTTTTCGGCAATCACTTCCAGGTGATCGAGAAGGCGGGTTTCATCCTTACGGGGAGGGGAAAGAAAAATAATAAAGGTGTCTACATCCCGCAGATCAACAAGAAATATGTCCCTGCCACGGAATTCCTTTTTCTTTATTTTTTTGAGGATATTCGTCACCCTGACGAGCAGGTCATTGTAAACCATGCTTCCATACTGGTATTCGATGGCATGAAGCTGGGCTACCTGAACGGTAATACAGGCAATAAACCTGGAGCGGGTAAGAATATCTTCTACTTCAGGATACTCTTTGATGACTGTAGGAATTTCAAGGTAGTTATTGAAATAAAAATCTTTATGGATCGGCGCTGATATAAAATCCTGCTCTTTGGAATGTTTCTTTTTCATTATGAGAGCCTGTAAATACCAAGGTTTAAGAGCGCAGTTTTTAGTTTAATAAATATTATTGCCTCTAGTAAAGAGAAATATATACTGCAAAAAGGGCGGGGGGGGGGCTCCGCTTTTACCAAAGGGACAACCCGCCTGATTGAATTTAAGGTTTGAAAGTTCCCTCAATCAAAAAGCAATATATGCCTCATTTTTAGTAAAATCGGTCAAGTAATTAGCTTTTTTTTATCATATACTAAGTGGACAGGGAGCCGGATTCCGGCAAATAAGGTGAGGCGAAGATGGCAAAGCTGAATTGCTGGGAATTTCACAACTGTGGAAGAGAAAAAGGCGGAAAAAATGTCGGCAGAGAAGGGCCCTGCCCTGCTTCCACCTTTGAAGCAGCCCACAACTTCATGGGAGGGAAAAACGGCGGCAGGGCCTGTGCATACATTACAGGCACCTTTTGCTCACAAACGCTTCAAGGAACACAAAAAAATTATTGCAAGCCTTCTTCAGATATAAATCAGTTAAGATTTTGTACCAATTGTGAGTTTTACCGCCTTCTCAGAAAAGAGCAGAAAGACCAATTTTCTCTTCATAATTTTCTCCTCTACGTAAAAGAAAGGCTAATATCAACAAAAATGCGTATCGGGAAAATAGAGGTACCTCAATTAAGGAAAATATCAGGAAAGTCAAAGCATTCAATGGGGCAGGACCCTTCAGAAAAAGCCCCCAAGTCAGTCAAATAAATAAACCCACTGCCCTCCCCCTTAACAAAATCTGCCAAACAAGGCTATTCAAAACTTGTATCGCCGCCTGCACTCC encodes:
- a CDS encoding (Fe-S)-binding protein; this encodes MMDLKYLDKYKDEVDRCVRCGGCQASCPTYAYSGDESMVARGRMALVQAVIEGRLGFTGGFEKSIDSCLDCKACTKSCASDVKVDEIIYAAKAEIAAANGCNPLEKLLSKNVFIKSQRHPLLVRLAGLVKKLFYDPLPDFLPLPSPLKSLGKKRKLPAIGSTPLRKRRKLTKKLTNPSGRVAFYVGCATNMVHQHIGEAMIKVLEHNNIEVTLVNNEQCCGIPFLSKGDRETAEQLAKANIEAFASLKVDALLSCCATCSATLKDYPKWIDDEKAKALSAKVMDIHYYLAHHSDYKKGLGKIDESITWHDPCHLGRGQDVMDEPREILRSIPGLKFTEMSKPCQCCGFGGEVSLNDYKMSMTIAGDKVLSVKDSGAEELVTGCPACIMHMEDALNHFGHVIPVRHTVEYLAEAYKAGKKEK
- a CDS encoding EAL domain-containing protein, yielding MKKKHSKEQDFISAPIHKDFYFNNYLEIPTVIKEYPEVEDILTRSRFIACITVQVAQLHAIEYQYGSMVYNDLLVRVTNILKKIKKKEFRGRDIFLVDLRDVDTFIIFLSPPRKDETRLLDHLEVIAEKTRVNIENEMFNLFFPYCKEYTRPAIGYALVINNPMINNMRLIMQVLNNSIKMGEFMSLKLDYSSNYHLQKIIIEESIRTVFQPIVDMQTLDVIGYETLSRGPEGSEFVSPLILFTLASKFGLSFELDSICRKQAFEAVRHLNTDKKIFVNTLTMTIHDPEFRGAYLEELFEDIKIKPENVVFEINEKLAIDNYDLFRNALKDYRDIGIVHASDDIGSGYADLERILELNPGYMKVDISMVRDIDKSFIRQQMVKAMVTLAKSLGSLIIAEGIETKAEYEKLKELEVTYGQGYLFGKPSHKLEPVNKDFLD